From the genome of Vicia villosa cultivar HV-30 ecotype Madison, WI linkage group LG2, Vvil1.0, whole genome shotgun sequence, one region includes:
- the LOC131648304 gene encoding uncharacterized protein LOC131648304, producing MKTLEAQFSQSNASSSPSPSIYNHKNDINIYNNTMQMNVFNGAYHHNLLVARSSQSRELPSNQTVVAPTSHVASVGVRFKKKIIDDGIIHTLPHKKYGPYTCPKCSQVLATSQKFASHVTSNHYKFDSP from the coding sequence ATGAAAACTCTAGAAGCTCAGTTTTCTCAGTCCAatgcatcatcatcaccatcaccatcaATTTATAATCACAAGAATgacatcaacatttacaacaataCTATGCAGATGAATGTTTTTAACGGTGCTTATCATCATAATCTCCTTGTCGCAAGATCTTCACAGTCTCGTGAGCTACCATCCAATCAGACAGTTGTTGCTCCTACTAGTCATGTTGCATCTGTCGGGGTTCGTTTCAAGAAGAAAATTATTGATGATGGTATAATCCACACCCTACCACACAAGAAATACGGACCATATACATGTCCAAAGTGCTCTCAAGTGTTAGCTACTTCTCAGAAATTTGCTTCTCATGTGACTTCAAATCATTACAAGTTTGATAGTCCATAA
- the LOC131648371 gene encoding uncharacterized protein LOC131648371 encodes MGSSRGRGRPPKKVTQTLRTNHGDDATTVVTTPMISTVNIDEVKSVTEEKGEATTGSAETLENPKLAESSTTKETEVKNKLWVDVIGGNRNAMNVEIEEKDGESEKRFWENVLIMYVIGANLSMNAVKNYMMKAWNFVTLPEMYYNDEGFFILKFKNGEDIDTVLMKGPYTIQNKPMIILEWSHDFSMAKDMLRSIPIWIKLPNLLLPLWRVNSLGKIGSAVENPLFTDECTARKLRVSYARILVEVDVTQKLCEEVTIKDHEGRIRQQKIEYEWRPQYCERC; translated from the exons ATGGGTAGCTCTCGCGGAAGGGGACGACCGCCGAAAAAGGTGACCCAAACGCTGAGAACTAATCATGGAGACGACGCAACAACGGTGGTGACAACACCGATGATTTCTACAGTGAATATTGATGAGGTGAAGAGCGTAACGGAAGAGAAAGGCGAAGCAACTACTGGGAGTGCAGAGACTCTTGAAAACCCTAAATTGGCGGAATCATCAACGACGAAGGAAACTGAAGTGAAGAACAAATTGTGGGTGGATGTAATCGGTGGGAATCGAAACGCAATGAATG ttgaaattgaGGAAAAGgatggggaatcagagaaaagGTTTTGGGAGAATGTGCTAATCATGTATGTGATTGGGGCTAATCTGAGTATGAATGCGGTGAAGAACTACATGATGAAGGCGTGGAACTTTGTCACTCTACCAGAAATGTACTACAATGATGAAGGTTTTTTCATTCTCAAGTTCAAGAATGGTGAAGACATAGATACAGTGTTGATGAAAGGCCCGTATACAATTCAGAACAAGCCTATGATTATCTTGGAATGGAGCCATGATTTCTCTATGGCAAAAGATATGCTGCGATCGATCCCGATATGGATTAAACTACCGAATTTGCTTCTACCTCTGTGGAGAGTGAATAGCTTGGGGAAAATTGGGAGTGCAGTGGAAAATCCATTGTTTACAGATGAGTGCACAGCAAGAAAACTTCGAGTAAGCTATGCTCGGATTTTGGTGGAGGTTGATGTTACACAAAAATTATGTGAAGAGGTTACCATAAAGGATCATGAAGGAAGGATAAGACAACAAAAAATAGAATATGAATGGCGACCACAATATTGTGAGAGGTGTTAG
- the LOC131645749 gene encoding uncharacterized protein LOC131645749, with translation MYLKSMEELQQDQELLRAEVSQLKIQMDQIMETLQVLLKRECNFPPIITKQVDTHLAFSVATSNQGQPSVMSCDSYFGVEKETPVCFPQSVLRRTLHQRPLSVPSQGNKKQKQDRNRDRTHFDPIPMSYTELYPTLVRKGLITTRAMPPPRNPPSIGFRPDLHCEFHQGGAGHDLEHCYALKTLVQELVRSKMLSFRDMGPNVVTNPLPDQSG, from the coding sequence atgtatctgaagagtatggaagaacttcaacaagaccaagagttgctAAGAGCAGAGGTTAGCCAGTTGAAAATACAGATGGATCAGATTATGGAAACcctgcaagtcttgttgaagagAGAATGCAACTTTCCTCCGATTATTACAAAGCAAGTGGATACTCATTTAGCCTTTTCCGTTGCTACTTCAAATCAAGGGCAACCATCTGTTATGTCATGTGATTCATATTTTGGAGTAGAGAAGGAAACACCTGTTTGCTTTCCTCAATCAGTGCTTCGTAGGACTCTGCATCAACGTCCATTGTCTGTTCCTTCTCAAGGTAACAAAAAGCAGAAACAAGATCGGAATCGTGATAGGActcactttgatcctattcctatgtcatacactgaactgtatcctactTTGGTCCGGAAAGGGTTAATTACAACAAGAgccatgcctcctcctcgaaaccctccctcaataggatttcggcctgatcttcattgtgagtttcatcagggtggtgctggccatgatttagaacattgttatgctttgaagaccttggtgcaagagttggttagatcaaagatgctatctttcagggatatgggtcctaacgttgtcactaatcctttgccagatcaaagtggctga